In Panacibacter ginsenosidivorans, the following proteins share a genomic window:
- the pfkA gene encoding 6-phosphofructokinase — MSKTVTKIGVLTSGGDSPGMNAAIRAAVRTALYYGLEVFGIYRGYNGMIEDEIVQMDSRSVANIIQRGGTILKTARSKEFYNEEGRKKAYANLVKRGIDGLVVIGGNGSFTGAYKLSQEFGLPCVALPGTIDKDLYGTDFTIGFDTAVNTAVQCIDKIRDTADAHDRLFIVEVMGRHAGYIALHSGIATGAENILIPEEETTIEEVIASLSEKEKRKKLVNLVVVAEGHSSGGANGVAEILKANLPNLDTRVTILGHIQRGGSPTCLDRLIASRMGYHAVESLLEGRHNVMVGILNNAMHYTPIEIAIREKQRLGDDWMKMVKILAS, encoded by the coding sequence ATGTCAAAAACAGTAACCAAAATCGGGGTATTGACCTCAGGAGGCGATTCGCCGGGAATGAATGCTGCTATCAGGGCGGCAGTAAGAACTGCGCTTTATTATGGCCTGGAAGTATTTGGTATTTATCGGGGATACAATGGGATGATTGAAGATGAAATTGTACAAATGGACTCCCGGTCAGTAGCCAATATTATACAACGTGGAGGAACAATTCTTAAAACTGCCAGAAGCAAAGAATTCTATAATGAAGAAGGTCGTAAAAAAGCTTATGCCAACCTCGTTAAAAGAGGCATTGATGGGCTTGTAGTTATTGGTGGAAATGGAAGCTTTACAGGAGCTTATAAGTTAAGCCAGGAATTTGGTTTACCCTGTGTAGCTTTGCCTGGCACCATAGATAAAGACCTTTACGGAACAGATTTTACGATAGGTTTCGATACAGCAGTAAACACTGCTGTGCAGTGCATAGATAAGATACGGGATACAGCCGATGCGCATGACCGACTTTTTATTGTAGAAGTGATGGGACGTCATGCGGGTTACATAGCATTACACAGTGGTATTGCTACAGGTGCTGAAAATATTCTTATACCGGAAGAAGAGACTACAATCGAAGAAGTAATTGCTTCACTTTCTGAAAAAGAGAAACGTAAAAAATTAGTTAACCTTGTAGTGGTAGCTGAAGGTCATAGCTCTGGTGGAGCAAATGGCGTGGCTGAAATACTAAAAGCTAACCTGCCCAATCTGGATACAAGGGTTACTATTCTCGGGCATATTCAGAGAGGGGGTTCTCCAACTTGCTTAGACAGGTTGATTGCAAGCCGCATGGGCTATCATGCCGTAGAAAGCTTGCTGGAAGGAAGGCATAATGTTATGGTAGGTATTTTAAATAACGCTATGCACTACACTCCTATTGAAATAGCCATCAGGGAAAAACAAAGATTAGGTGACGATTGGATGAAAATGGTTAAGATCCTTGCCAGTTAG
- a CDS encoding transglutaminase-like domain-containing protein: protein MNETKEISALFTLIDDPDEEVFSNVSERIVHYGTGIIPNLENLWETTPSNDIQSRIEMLIHRLHYTDLTNDLTEWRDSAYHDLLFGALLVAKFQYPELHTTPVIQEIEKIRRNVWLELNSFLTSLEQANVVSNILYNYYKLKGTEIAYLNPDDFFLHKVLQCKKGNAISNGILYLVLAELLDIPVKAINIPRQFVLAFFNNDTDPLNITDNPQSKIIFYVDATTGHPFTHKDVEQYFKRISVPPVASYFKPLSKKRIIQILIEELAKCFDTSDLSYKKNELKQLADLLDN, encoded by the coding sequence ATGAACGAAACAAAAGAAATATCAGCCTTATTTACATTGATCGATGATCCTGATGAAGAGGTATTTTCTAACGTATCGGAAAGAATAGTACATTATGGTACAGGTATCATTCCTAATCTGGAAAATCTTTGGGAAACCACGCCCAGCAATGATATCCAAAGCCGGATAGAAATGCTGATACACAGGTTGCACTATACAGATCTTACCAACGATCTTACAGAATGGCGGGATAGCGCCTATCATGATCTTTTGTTTGGCGCTTTGCTTGTAGCTAAATTTCAATACCCTGAATTACATACAACTCCGGTAATACAGGAAATAGAAAAGATCCGACGCAATGTATGGCTGGAATTAAACAGTTTCCTCACATCTTTAGAGCAGGCAAACGTAGTTAGTAACATCTTGTATAATTACTATAAACTAAAGGGAACTGAGATCGCTTATCTTAACCCTGATGATTTTTTTCTGCACAAAGTATTACAATGTAAAAAGGGCAACGCTATTTCTAATGGCATTTTATACCTTGTATTGGCAGAGCTGCTTGATATCCCTGTTAAGGCTATTAATATACCCCGCCAGTTTGTACTGGCTTTTTTTAATAATGATACCGACCCGTTGAATATCACTGATAATCCACAAAGTAAGATCATTTTTTATGTTGATGCCACTACCGGCCATCCATTTACGCACAAAGATGTGGAACAATATTTTAAAAGAATATCTGTGCCACCCGTTGCGTCTTATTTTAAACCGCTTTCAAAAAAAAGAATTATACAAATACTGATTGAGGAATTAGCGAAATGCTTTGACACCAGTGATTTGAGCTATAAAAAAAATGAATTAAAACAATTAGCAGACCTGCTTGATAATTGA
- the nagB gene encoding glucosamine-6-phosphate deaminase, whose translation MRTNNKTNNNMSMVDSFEKIPCEIFSNAKEGSRYAAKEIAALIKEKQSKGEKCVLGLATGSTPISMYAELVRMHKEEGLSFRNVITFNLDEYYPIDKDAYQSYWSFMHRHLFDHIDIDKANIHIPNGELPKEAIKAHCMEYEQMIEDAGGIDLQVLGIGNNGHIGFNEPGSSIFSKTRLINLDNSTRVANSREFQNIAKVPRLALTMGISTIMKSKRIILMAWGFKAQIIAKTVEGDVTEQVPASILQQHNNCTFVLEENTASELTRFKSPWLTGQIEWTPKMIKRAVVNMALKLDKPVLSLTAVDYNENGLGDLLVEQGDAYEINLQVFYLLRDSITGWPGGKPGAALPTHPERSEPYPKRCIIFSPHPDDDIISMGGTFMRLHDQGHEVHVAYQTSGNIAVTDEFVTRFLDFAVGFEDMFGMDKHKSEKILSDADKFLAGKKKNQMDTPEIRSIKGLIRRCEAKATCKYVGLPEGRWHFQNLPFYETGTIEKKPMGEEDVIVTMELLRKIKPHQVYCAGDLADPHGTHKVCLDIVFESLRRIKAAGDDWVKDCWVWLYKGAWQEWDIADIEMAIPMSPDQVMKKRFGIFIHQSQKDSVPFQGTDLREFWQRAEDRNGNTAGLYASLGLTKYAAMEAFVRWHY comes from the coding sequence TTGCGCACTAATAATAAAACCAACAACAACATGAGCATGGTTGATTCATTTGAAAAAATTCCCTGCGAAATTTTTTCGAACGCTAAAGAAGGCTCCCGTTATGCAGCAAAAGAAATAGCTGCACTTATCAAAGAGAAACAATCGAAAGGAGAAAAATGTGTATTAGGGCTTGCTACAGGTTCTACGCCAATAAGCATGTATGCAGAACTTGTGCGCATGCATAAAGAAGAGGGATTGAGTTTTAGAAATGTAATTACATTCAACCTCGATGAATATTACCCGATAGATAAAGATGCTTACCAGAGTTACTGGAGCTTTATGCACAGGCATTTATTTGATCATATAGATATTGATAAAGCAAACATTCACATACCAAATGGTGAATTACCAAAAGAAGCGATCAAAGCGCATTGCATGGAATATGAGCAGATGATCGAAGATGCCGGTGGCATTGATTTACAGGTGCTCGGCATTGGCAATAACGGGCACATTGGTTTTAATGAACCCGGTTCGAGTATCTTTTCCAAAACACGTTTGATAAATCTTGACAACAGCACACGTGTTGCCAATTCAAGAGAGTTTCAAAACATAGCAAAAGTTCCAAGACTTGCCTTAACAATGGGCATCAGCACCATCATGAAATCAAAACGAATTATTTTGATGGCGTGGGGTTTTAAAGCACAGATCATTGCAAAAACAGTTGAAGGCGATGTAACAGAACAAGTGCCTGCAAGTATTTTGCAGCAACACAACAACTGCACTTTTGTACTCGAAGAAAATACAGCATCTGAACTAACAAGATTTAAGTCACCGTGGCTTACGGGTCAGATAGAATGGACGCCAAAGATGATCAAACGTGCTGTAGTAAATATGGCGTTGAAATTAGATAAACCTGTCTTGAGTTTAACAGCAGTTGATTATAATGAAAACGGTTTAGGTGATTTATTGGTTGAGCAGGGTGATGCGTATGAAATAAACCTGCAGGTATTTTATTTATTACGCGATAGCATTACAGGATGGCCGGGCGGTAAACCGGGTGCGGCATTACCAACACATCCGGAAAGAAGTGAGCCTTATCCAAAACGCTGCATCATCTTCTCTCCTCATCCTGATGATGATATTATAAGTATGGGTGGCACATTCATGCGCTTGCACGACCAGGGGCACGAAGTGCATGTGGCATATCAAACAAGCGGCAACATTGCAGTAACAGATGAATTTGTAACACGCTTTCTTGATTTTGCTGTAGGCTTTGAAGATATGTTTGGTATGGATAAACACAAAAGTGAAAAGATACTTTCTGATGCTGATAAATTTCTTGCCGGCAAAAAGAAAAACCAGATGGATACGCCGGAGATCAGGAGTATCAAAGGTTTGATAAGAAGATGCGAAGCTAAAGCAACCTGCAAATATGTTGGCTTGCCTGAAGGAAGATGGCATTTTCAAAATCTGCCATTCTATGAAACAGGAACCATTGAAAAGAAACCAATGGGTGAAGAAGATGTGATCGTTACCATGGAACTCTTACGCAAAATAAAACCGCACCAGGTGTATTGTGCAGGTGATCTTGCTGATCCACATGGCACTCATAAAGTTTGCCTGGATATTGTGTTTGAAAGTTTGCGCCGCATAAAAGCTGCAGGGGATGATTGGGTGAAAGATTGCTGGGTTTGGTTGTATAAAGGTGCATGGCAGGAATGGGATATTGCCGATATTGAAATGGCAATTCCAATGAGTCCTGACCAGGTAATGAAAAAACGTTTTGGCATTTTTATACATCAATCTCAGAAAGATTCTGTTCCATTCCAGGGAACTGATCTAAGAGAATTCTGGCAACGCGCTGAAGACCGCAATGGCAATACTGCCGGGCTTTATGCTTCGCTTGGTTTAACAAAATATGCAGCGATGGAGGCCTTTGTGAGATGGCATTATTGA
- the surE gene encoding 5'/3'-nucleotidase SurE, protein MAKAKKKDEPIILITNDDGISSPGIRALVESVTGLGKIVVVAPDKPQSGMGHAITIGHPLRMHPVHLFEGIDAYQCSGTPVDCVKLAVDKVLHRKPDICLSGVNHGPNHSINVIYSGTMSAALEASIESIPSVGFSLLDYSIEADFTGSKKYARLLVEHLLNKAYDKHLCLNVNIPAVPESLLKGLKVCKQAYAKYEEEFDERHDPHGKKYYWLTGDFINFDKGKDTDVWALKNNYISVVPVQFDLTHYVLKEKLEKYLIIK, encoded by the coding sequence ATGGCAAAAGCAAAAAAGAAAGACGAACCAATAATACTGATCACAAACGACGATGGAATTTCATCGCCAGGCATCAGGGCATTGGTTGAGAGTGTAACTGGTCTAGGTAAAATTGTGGTAGTAGCACCTGATAAGCCACAAAGCGGTATGGGTCATGCAATTACTATTGGTCATCCGCTACGTATGCACCCGGTTCATTTATTTGAAGGAATAGATGCATATCAATGTTCAGGTACGCCTGTTGATTGTGTAAAACTTGCAGTTGATAAAGTGCTCCATCGTAAACCTGATATTTGTCTCAGCGGTGTAAACCATGGCCCCAATCACAGCATCAATGTTATTTATTCGGGAACTATGAGTGCCGCATTGGAAGCTTCTATAGAAAGCATTCCAAGCGTTGGTTTCAGTTTACTTGATTATAGTATTGAAGCAGACTTCACCGGATCAAAAAAATATGCTAGATTATTGGTTGAGCATTTACTAAATAAAGCTTACGACAAACATCTTTGCCTTAATGTAAACATTCCTGCTGTGCCGGAAAGTCTTTTGAAAGGTTTAAAAGTTTGCAAACAGGCTTATGCTAAATATGAAGAAGAATTTGATGAACGTCATGATCCGCACGGAAAGAAATATTACTGGCTAACTGGTGACTTTATAAATTTTGATAAAGGAAAAGATACCGATGTATGGGCACTTAAAAATAATTATATAAGTGTTGTGCCCGTACAGTTCGATCTTACACATTATGTATTGAAAGAAAAATTGGAAAAATATTTAATTATAAAATAA
- a CDS encoding beta-N-acetylhexosaminidase: protein MKPLLLCFFVFLTVSCFAQQSLNIIPAPQKVEVGQEIFTLSASTKIVLTPTEVQKSAAFFNKYLTKYYDLKLQFIVQPGSQKEKDWKNAIVLDFDESGTGIKGGYQLTVDKDKIYIHGNDEEGVFYGIQSLIQLLPVKKEKKNTLPLQQCSIIDAPRFAYRGMMLDCGRHFFSVDFVKQYIDFLALHKMNTFHWHLTEDQGWRIEIKKYPKLTEIGSCRNGTIIGHHPGTGNDNKKDCGFYTQEQIKDIVKYAADRYITIIPEIEMPGHASAAIAAYPQLSCFPDENTPIAKGVKWAGDSTGKQVQQSWGVYRDVFAPTDYTFHFLEDVLDEVMELFPSKYIHIGGDECPKDNWKRSEFCQNLIKEKDLKDEHGLQSYFIGTIEKYLNSKGHNIIGWDEILEGGLAPNATVMSWRGEAGGIQAAKEHHNVIMTPTTYVYFDYSQTKKEDSLTIGGYLPLETVYNYEPLPVQLSADEQQYIKGVQANLWTEYVTKPVKVEYMVFPRMDALCEVAWSDKSKKNWTDFQQRLQMQYKRYDLWHVKYNPKGINKGE, encoded by the coding sequence ATGAAACCATTACTGCTCTGCTTTTTTGTTTTTCTTACAGTTTCGTGTTTTGCACAGCAATCATTAAACATCATTCCTGCGCCGCAAAAGGTAGAAGTTGGGCAGGAAATATTTACACTTTCTGCTTCAACCAAAATTGTTTTGACACCAACTGAAGTTCAGAAAAGTGCAGCATTCTTCAATAAGTATCTTACGAAATATTACGACCTTAAATTACAATTCATTGTTCAGCCCGGATCGCAAAAAGAAAAAGATTGGAAGAATGCAATTGTGTTAGATTTTGACGAATCAGGTACTGGTATAAAAGGTGGTTATCAATTAACTGTTGACAAAGACAAAATTTATATTCATGGAAATGATGAAGAAGGCGTATTCTATGGCATACAATCGTTGATCCAATTATTACCTGTAAAGAAAGAAAAGAAAAACACCTTACCGCTTCAACAGTGCTCAATCATAGATGCACCGCGTTTTGCTTATCGCGGTATGATGCTCGATTGTGGCCGTCATTTTTTTTCTGTTGATTTTGTAAAACAATACATAGATTTTCTTGCGCTACATAAGATGAACACTTTTCACTGGCATTTAACAGAAGACCAGGGTTGGCGCATTGAAATAAAAAAATATCCAAAACTTACTGAGATTGGAAGTTGCAGAAACGGAACCATCATTGGTCATCATCCAGGTACAGGTAATGATAATAAAAAAGATTGCGGATTTTATACACAGGAGCAAATTAAAGACATTGTAAAATATGCTGCTGACCGCTACATCACCATCATTCCCGAAATTGAAATGCCTGGTCATGCATCTGCTGCAATTGCTGCATACCCGCAGCTGAGTTGCTTTCCGGATGAGAACACTCCGATTGCAAAAGGCGTAAAATGGGCTGGCGATTCAACAGGCAAACAGGTACAACAAAGCTGGGGCGTTTACAGAGATGTGTTTGCACCAACAGATTATACCTTTCATTTTTTAGAAGATGTGCTTGATGAAGTGATGGAACTTTTCCCCTCAAAATATATTCACATTGGCGGCGATGAATGTCCAAAAGACAACTGGAAGCGTTCTGAATTTTGCCAGAATCTCATCAAAGAAAAAGATCTGAAAGATGAACATGGTTTGCAGAGTTATTTTATTGGCACTATAGAAAAATATTTGAACAGTAAAGGTCACAACATAATTGGCTGGGATGAAATTTTAGAAGGTGGTCTTGCGCCAAATGCAACGGTGATGAGCTGGCGCGGAGAAGCCGGTGGCATACAAGCTGCAAAGGAACATCACAACGTTATCATGACGCCTACAACTTATGTTTACTTCGATTATTCGCAAACAAAAAAAGAAGACAGTCTTACCATTGGCGGATATCTACCACTTGAAACAGTGTACAACTACGAGCCTTTGCCAGTACAGCTTTCAGCCGATGAGCAACAGTATATAAAAGGTGTACAGGCAAATTTGTGGACGGAATATGTAACCAAACCTGTAAAAGTTGAATACATGGTATTTCCACGAATGGATGCGTTATGCGAAGTTGCATGGAGCGATAAAAGCAAAAAGAATTGGACAGATTTTCAGCAACGTTTGCAAATGCAATACAAGCGCTACGATCTGTGGCATGTAAAGTATAATCCAAAAGGCATTAATAAAGGAGAATAA
- a CDS encoding CocE/NonD family hydrolase, with amino-acid sequence MKRLLTCLLVISFYYAHAQNADSAWIVNNYTKKEVQIPMRDGVKLFTSVYMPKDDGEKHPILMTRTPYSCAPYGENNFRSFWNSYVKNYFKENYVIVLQDVRGRWMSEGTFEDVRPFNANKKGNEIDEASDTYDAIDWLVKNIPDNNGNVGVFGISYPGFYSTMAAASNHPALKAVSPQAPVTNWFIGDDFHHNGVFFQMDAFAFYSSFGKPRPKPTTIGPDGFDYPTHDNYKFYLEAGSLKKLESYMGDSIKFWKDLYAHPNYDAWWHARDARNATKNLQPAMLWVGGLFDAEDCWGAWNAYKAAEQNNPGKAFNKLVEGPWYHGQWASNDGSHLGNIHFDSKTNEYFQQNIEIPFFDYFLKGKGDVSKIAEANIFITGANEWKTFDQWPPANKEDKAMYLQSDGKLDWSKPSSTKGSTTYTSDPAHPVPYTEDVHFNRTREYMTDDQRFASRRPDVLTFRTDVLTEDMTVTGNVIADIMTSISTTDADFVVKIIDVFPDDLSYNDVDIYADNDPAKTYPMGGYQMLVRGEIFRGRFRKSYESPSAFTPGKVEEVKYELPSIAHTFKKGHRLMVQIQSSWFPLADRNPQQFIDIYHADPKDFIKSNISIYHNSQYASKIILPVLK; translated from the coding sequence ATGAAAAGATTGCTTACCTGCCTTTTGGTAATTTCATTTTATTATGCACATGCACAAAATGCTGACTCTGCCTGGATCGTAAATAATTATACAAAGAAAGAAGTGCAGATTCCTATGCGTGATGGCGTGAAATTGTTTACGTCTGTTTACATGCCTAAAGATGACGGTGAAAAGCATCCGATACTTATGACACGCACACCCTATTCATGTGCACCTTATGGGGAAAATAATTTCAGATCATTCTGGAACAGCTATGTGAAAAATTATTTTAAAGAAAACTATGTTATTGTACTCCAGGATGTGCGTGGCCGCTGGATGAGTGAAGGAACATTTGAAGATGTCCGTCCGTTCAATGCAAACAAAAAAGGAAATGAAATTGATGAAGCAAGTGATACATATGATGCCATTGACTGGCTTGTAAAAAATATTCCAGACAACAATGGTAATGTAGGAGTATTTGGCATTTCTTATCCCGGTTTTTATTCTACGATGGCTGCTGCATCAAATCATCCTGCCCTGAAAGCCGTTAGCCCGCAAGCCCCTGTAACAAATTGGTTTATTGGAGATGATTTTCATCACAACGGAGTATTTTTTCAAATGGACGCTTTTGCATTCTACTCATCATTTGGCAAACCAAGACCAAAGCCTACAACTATTGGCCCTGATGGTTTTGATTACCCAACGCATGATAATTATAAATTTTATTTAGAAGCAGGTTCGCTTAAAAAACTGGAAAGCTACATGGGCGATAGCATTAAGTTTTGGAAAGACTTATATGCACATCCAAACTATGATGCATGGTGGCATGCACGTGATGCACGCAATGCAACAAAAAATTTGCAACCTGCCATGCTTTGGGTAGGCGGTTTATTTGATGCAGAAGATTGCTGGGGCGCATGGAACGCGTATAAAGCAGCAGAACAAAATAATCCCGGTAAAGCATTTAATAAATTGGTGGAGGGGCCGTGGTATCATGGTCAGTGGGCAAGCAATGATGGCTCACATCTAGGCAACATACATTTTGATTCTAAGACCAATGAATATTTTCAGCAGAATATTGAGATACCTTTCTTTGATTATTTTCTGAAAGGCAAAGGCGATGTTTCGAAAATTGCAGAGGCAAATATTTTTATTACAGGTGCTAATGAATGGAAAACATTTGATCAATGGCCACCTGCAAATAAAGAAGATAAAGCAATGTATTTGCAAAGCGATGGCAAATTAGATTGGTCGAAACCCTCATCAACAAAGGGCTCTACAACATATACAAGCGATCCTGCGCATCCTGTTCCATACACTGAAGATGTGCATTTCAACCGCACAAGAGAATACATGACAGATGATCAACGCTTTGCTTCAAGGAGACCTGATGTATTAACTTTTCGAACAGATGTATTAACAGAAGATATGACTGTAACAGGAAATGTGATAGCCGATATCATGACCAGCATTTCAACAACAGATGCTGATTTCGTAGTAAAGATCATTGACGTTTTTCCTGATGATCTTTCTTATAATGATGTGGATATCTACGCAGATAATGATCCTGCGAAAACTTACCCGATGGGCGGCTATCAAATGCTCGTGAGAGGAGAAATTTTCCGCGGTCGCTTTAGAAAAAGTTATGAATCACCTTCAGCATTTACACCTGGCAAAGTTGAAGAAGTAAAATATGAACTTCCATCCATTGCGCATACATTCAAAAAAGGTCACAGGCTGATGGTGCAAATTCAAAGTAGTTGGTTTCCTTTGGCTGATAGAAATCCGCAACAGTTCATTGATATTTATCATGCCGATCCAAAAGATTTCATAAAAAGTAATATCAGCATTTATCACAACAGTCAATATGCATCAAAAATAATTTTACCTGTTCTAAAATAA
- the pyk gene encoding pyruvate kinase, which translates to MSETITKYLHKDMDKEAGIQHSFHRTKIVATVGPACDTYDKLLELVKAGVNVFRLNFSHGTHQDKARIIEYIKLMNQKEPYNISILADLQGPKLRVGDLEGGSLEIATGDILTFTSKEKVVGTKEKIYVSYPDLHADVKVGDKILIDDGKLEVVVIEITEAGDVKVAVTYGGTLFPKKGVNLPDTEISLPAMTEKDVVDLAFIITQEVDWIALSFVRKAEDIIDLKKRIAEANCSSKVIAKIEMPSALKDLRNIIVESDGIMVARGDLGVELPVEKVPAAQRDIIRKCIHRAKPVIVATQMMESMIDRVKPNRSEITDVANAVLEGADAVMLSGETATGKHPALVVETMRKIILEVEKTEYRYNREEDLVPQAKSPSFLSDAICYNACKIAKDVSADALVGMTQSGYTGFILSSYRPKSPLYIFTKTRTLVNQLSLSWGVRAFYYDEENSLDDIIFDQIDILKERGFLKKGDTVINTGSTPVDLHLPTNVLKITKVE; encoded by the coding sequence ATGTCAGAAACTATAACCAAATACCTGCACAAAGACATGGATAAAGAAGCAGGTATACAGCATTCTTTTCACAGAACAAAGATTGTAGCAACGGTAGGACCTGCCTGCGACACCTATGATAAACTACTTGAATTGGTAAAAGCAGGCGTAAATGTATTCCGTTTAAATTTTTCACACGGTACACATCAAGATAAAGCAAGGATCATTGAGTATATAAAACTCATGAACCAGAAAGAGCCTTATAATATTTCCATACTTGCAGACCTGCAGGGGCCAAAATTGCGGGTGGGTGATCTTGAAGGTGGTTCTCTTGAAATTGCAACAGGAGATATTCTCACTTTTACTTCCAAAGAAAAAGTAGTAGGTACGAAAGAAAAAATTTATGTTTCTTACCCGGACTTGCATGCAGATGTAAAAGTCGGCGATAAGATTCTTATAGATGATGGGAAACTCGAAGTTGTTGTTATAGAAATAACAGAAGCTGGAGATGTAAAAGTAGCTGTTACTTATGGAGGAACACTTTTTCCAAAAAAAGGTGTAAACCTTCCTGATACAGAAATTTCTTTGCCTGCTATGACAGAAAAAGATGTTGTTGATCTTGCATTTATTATTACCCAGGAGGTAGACTGGATAGCACTTTCCTTTGTACGTAAGGCAGAAGATATTATCGATCTTAAGAAAAGAATAGCTGAAGCAAACTGCTCCAGTAAAGTAATAGCCAAAATTGAAATGCCTTCCGCACTCAAAGATCTTCGCAATATCATCGTAGAATCAGATGGTATAATGGTGGCACGTGGCGATCTTGGGGTAGAACTACCTGTTGAAAAAGTACCGGCAGCTCAACGCGATATTATCCGCAAATGTATTCACCGGGCAAAACCCGTGATCGTTGCCACACAGATGATGGAAAGTATGATCGACCGCGTTAAACCAAACCGTAGTGAGATCACCGACGTTGCAAATGCTGTGCTAGAAGGTGCTGACGCAGTAATGCTTAGTGGCGAAACTGCAACCGGCAAGCATCCCGCGCTTGTAGTAGAAACTATGCGCAAGATCATCCTGGAAGTTGAGAAAACAGAATACCGTTATAACCGCGAAGAAGATCTTGTGCCGCAAGCCAAATCACCGTCTTTTCTCAGCGATGCTATTTGCTACAATGCATGTAAGATTGCAAAAGATGTAAGCGCAGATGCGTTGGTTGGTATGACGCAGAGCGGTTACACCGGTTTTATTCTCAGCAGTTATCGCCCAAAATCACCTCTGTATATTTTCACTAAAACAAGAACACTGGTAAACCAGTTGAGTTTAAGCTGGGGCGTACGAGCATTTTATTATGACGAAGAAAATAGTCTTGATGATATCATCTTCGACCAGATAGACATTCTTAAAGAAAGAGGTTTTCTTAAAAAAGGAGATACGGTAATTAACACAGGCAGTACGCCGGTCGACCTGCATTTGCCGACCAACGTACTTAAAATAACGAAAGTTGAATAA
- the queA gene encoding tRNA preQ1(34) S-adenosylmethionine ribosyltransferase-isomerase QueA, translating into MKLSQFRFDLPLNLIAQNPTKRREDSRMMVVHRKTGNIENKHFKDILEYFDDKDVFVVNNTKVFPARMYGRKEKTGARIEVFLLRELNKPNRLWDVIVDPARKIRVGNKLYFGENDELVAEVIDNTTSRGRTIRFLWDNDDESFKKMLEFLGETPLPKYIKRKPDEEDRERYQTVYAKHEGAVAAPTAGLHFSQELIKRCEIKGIRFAEVTLHTGLGTFRPIEVEDLSKHKMDAEYYKIDEEACRIVNKAKETGHRICSIGTTTMRAMETSFTAQKLLKPSEGWTNIFIHPPYQFNVADSLVTNLHLPKTSLLIMVCAFAGYDLAMEAYKKAIKDKYRFFSYGDAMIVL; encoded by the coding sequence ATGAAATTATCGCAGTTCAGATTCGATCTTCCACTAAACCTTATTGCTCAAAATCCTACGAAACGCCGAGAAGACAGCCGTATGATGGTTGTTCACCGCAAGACAGGTAATATAGAAAACAAACATTTTAAAGACATTCTTGAATACTTCGACGACAAAGACGTTTTTGTTGTAAACAATACCAAAGTATTTCCTGCACGCATGTATGGCCGCAAAGAGAAAACCGGTGCCCGTATTGAAGTTTTCCTGTTGCGTGAATTAAATAAACCCAATCGTTTATGGGATGTGATCGTTGATCCCGCAAGAAAAATACGCGTTGGTAATAAATTATATTTTGGTGAAAATGACGAACTGGTTGCAGAAGTAATCGACAACACTACCAGCCGCGGCCGTACCATTCGTTTTTTGTGGGATAATGATGATGAGAGTTTCAAAAAAATGTTGGAGTTCTTAGGCGAAACACCTTTGCCTAAATATATCAAACGCAAGCCCGATGAAGAAGACAGGGAGCGCTATCAAACCGTATATGCAAAACATGAAGGTGCTGTGGCAGCGCCAACTGCAGGTTTGCATTTTAGCCAGGAACTGATTAAACGTTGCGAAATAAAAGGTATTCGTTTTGCAGAAGTTACTTTGCATACAGGACTTGGAACATTTCGCCCTATTGAAGTAGAAGATCTGAGCAAGCATAAAATGGATGCTGAGTATTATAAAATAGATGAAGAGGCTTGCCGCATTGTAAACAAAGCAAAAGAAACAGGGCATCGCATTTGTTCTATTGGCACGACTACTATGCGTGCAATGGAAACAAGTTTTACTGCACAGAAATTATTGAAACCAAGTGAGGGCTGGACAAATATTTTTATTCACCCTCCATACCAGTTCAATGTTGCGGATAGTCTTGTAACCAATCTTCATTTACCAAAGACAAGCTTGTTAATTATGGTATGTGCTTTTGCCGGTTATGATCTTGCAATGGAAGCTTACAAAAAAGCCATTAAAGATAAATACCGCTTCTTCAGTTATGGAGATGCAATGATCGTGTTATAA